CCAGGTTTGGCGACTTCTGAATTCATTGACGAGGTGTTAACAAGAATCACCTTCCCTGGTGCCTTGTTCTTGGCTGTCATTGCAATTCTTCCATCTATCGCCATGCTGTTTGGAGTTACTAGAGAGTTTGCAGCCTTCTTTGGTGGTACTTCTCTTATCATTTTGGTTGGCGTTGTGTTAGACACTCTTAATCAGATTGAGAGTTATCTTCTCATGAAGCACTATGACGGTATGATGAAGTCTGGTAAACTCAGAGGTAGATCTACTAACGTTGCAGTGGCTTCCTAAGGAATGATTGTTTACAAGACGGAAGAAGAGATTGAAATCATTAAGCAAAGTGCTCTTATCTTAGGGAAAGCACATGGCGAAGTTGCCAAAGCGATTACTGAAGGTATCAGCACTTTGCAATTAGATAAGATTGCAGATGAGTTTATCTGTGATCATGGAGGTCTGCCTTCCTTTAAAGGGTATAACGGTTTCAAAAATAGTTTATGCATTAGCCTAAACTCTGCTGTTGTACATGGTATCCCTAGCGCTTATACTCTGCAATCTGGAGACATTGTGTCTGTTGATTGTGGAGTTTATTTTAAGGGGTTTCATAGTGACAGTGCCTATACTTACGCAGTTGGCGAAGTAGATGCTTCTGTAACGGACTTGCTTACTAGAACGAAGGAGTCTCTTTATAAAGGAATTGAATGGGCAGTTGCTGGTGCTCGTGTAGGCGACATTGGATTTGCTGTTCAATCACATGTGGAGCAGTTCGGGTATGGAGTAGTGAGGGAATTGGTAGGGCATGGATTGGGCAAAAGCCTTCATGAAGGTCCTGAGGTTCCTAACTACGGTAAACGCGGGCAGGGCATGAAACTGCAAGAGGGTTTAGTCATTGCCATTGAACCTATGGTAAATCTGGGTTCAAGACATGTAGTGCAAGAGGAAGATGGCTGGACTATTCGGACTCGTGATAAAAAACCTTCTGCACATTTTGAGCATACTGTGGTAGTTAGAAAGGGGAAAGCCGAAATTTTGACTACTTTTGAATACATAGAAAAAGCATTGAACTAATTCATGGCTAAACAGTCTTCTATTGAACAAGACGGTACCATCATCGAGGCGCTATCCAACGCAATGTTCCGGGTAGAATTAGAAAATGGCCATCAAGTAATCGCTCACATTTCAGGTAAGATGCGGATGCACTACATCAAAATCTTGCCTGGTGATAGAGTGAAATTGGAAATGTCTCCCTACGACCTTAGTAAAGGAAGAATAGTTTACAGATACAAATAAGCAGATGAAAGTTAAAGCGTCAGTAAAAAAGCGCAGTGAAGACTGCAAAGTGATCAGACGTAAAGGGAAGCTTTACGTGATCAACAAGAAGAATCCACGTTATAAACAAAGACAAGGTTAATTTTTAAAACATGGCTAGAATAGCAGGAGTTGATATTCCAGATAACAAAAGAGGCGAGATTGCCTTGACGTACATTTTCGGCATCGGCCGGAAATTGTCACAGTCTATTTTGGTGAAGGCTGGGGTGGATCTTGACAAGAAAGTAAAGGATTGGACGGAGGATGAGGCGGGTGAAATCCGTAACGTTATCGCTTCAGAGCACAAAGTAGAAGGTGTTCTTCGTTCTGAGGTACAATTGCACATCAAGCGTTTGATGGACATTGGATCTTACCGTGGACTACGTCACAGAAAAGGTTTGCCAACCAGAGGTCAGAGAACTAAAAACAACTCTAGAACCAGAAAAGGCAAACGTAAAACTGTTGCAAACAAGAAGAAGGCATCTAAATAATTAAACTACAATGGCTCAGAAGAGAAAAGATAAAGCCAAGAAGCGTGTGGTTGTTGTGGAGCCTGTTGGTCAGGTGCACATCAAAGCTTCGTTCAATAATATCATCATCTCTGTTACCAACATCAATGGCCAAGTTATTTCTTGGGCATCTGCTGGTAAAATGGGATTCAAAGGATCTAAGAAAAATACTCCTTATGCCGCTCAGATGGCTGCCGCAGACTGTGGTAAAGTAGCCTATGAAGCTGGTATGCGTAAAGCAGAGGTTTTTGTTAAAGGTCCTGGCGCTGGTCGTGAGTCAGCTATCCGTACAATGCAGAACGTTGGTATTGAGATTACTTCTATCAAAGATGTAACGCCACTTCCGCACAACGGATGTCGTCCTCCCAAACGCAGAAGAGTTTAAGGATATTATTAAGTATTAGAAATGGCAAGATATACAGGCCCTAAGAGTAAAATCTCTAGAAGATATAACGAACCAATTTTTGGACCAAGCAAAGCCTTAGCTAAAAAGGCATATGGTCCAGGTCAGCATGGCCGTGGTCGTAGAAAGAAGCAATCTGAGTACGCTATCCAGTTGATGGAGAAGCAGAAAGCCAAGTACATCTACGGTGTACTGGAGAAGCAGTTCGCTAACTTGTTTGACAAAGCTGCTCGTAAAACGGGTATCACTGGTGAAAACTTATTGGCTCTTTTGGAGGCAAGATTGGACAACACGGTATACCGTTTAGGTATTGCTCCTACTAGACGTGGTGCACGTCAATTGGTTCTTCACAAGCACATTCTGGTTAATGGTGGCATTGTGAACATTCCTTCTTACACGTTGCGTCCTGGTGATGTAGTGAGTGTTCGTGAGAAATCTAAATCATTAGAAGCAATTACTACTAGCTTAGCTGGACGTAATGCTCGTCAGTTTACTTGGTTAGAGTGGGATGCCTCACAATATGTAGGTACTTTCATTGCAACTCCTCAGCGTGACCAAATCCCTGAGAAGATCCAGGAGCAGCTGATCGTCGAGCTTTACTCTAAGTAATCAGTTCTAATTTAAGTGTCAACCTTAACCCAGCAAACATGTCAATATTAGCATTTCAAATGCCAGAGAAAGTCGTGATGGAGAAATCCGATGACTTCCACGGGCAATTTGAATTTAAG
The nucleotide sequence above comes from Nibribacter ruber. Encoded proteins:
- the rpsK gene encoding 30S ribosomal protein S11; the protein is MAQKRKDKAKKRVVVVEPVGQVHIKASFNNIIISVTNINGQVISWASAGKMGFKGSKKNTPYAAQMAAADCGKVAYEAGMRKAEVFVKGPGAGRESAIRTMQNVGIEITSIKDVTPLPHNGCRPPKRRRV
- the infA gene encoding translation initiation factor IF-1, which gives rise to MAKQSSIEQDGTIIEALSNAMFRVELENGHQVIAHISGKMRMHYIKILPGDRVKLEMSPYDLSKGRIVYRYK
- the rpsD gene encoding 30S ribosomal protein S4, with protein sequence MARYTGPKSKISRRYNEPIFGPSKALAKKAYGPGQHGRGRRKKQSEYAIQLMEKQKAKYIYGVLEKQFANLFDKAARKTGITGENLLALLEARLDNTVYRLGIAPTRRGARQLVLHKHILVNGGIVNIPSYTLRPGDVVSVREKSKSLEAITTSLAGRNARQFTWLEWDASQYVGTFIATPQRDQIPEKIQEQLIVELYSK
- the ykgO gene encoding type B 50S ribosomal protein L36: MKVKASVKKRSEDCKVIRRKGKLYVINKKNPRYKQRQG
- the rpsM gene encoding 30S ribosomal protein S13 — protein: MARIAGVDIPDNKRGEIALTYIFGIGRKLSQSILVKAGVDLDKKVKDWTEDEAGEIRNVIASEHKVEGVLRSEVQLHIKRLMDIGSYRGLRHRKGLPTRGQRTKNNSRTRKGKRKTVANKKKASK
- the map gene encoding type I methionyl aminopeptidase, translated to MIVYKTEEEIEIIKQSALILGKAHGEVAKAITEGISTLQLDKIADEFICDHGGLPSFKGYNGFKNSLCISLNSAVVHGIPSAYTLQSGDIVSVDCGVYFKGFHSDSAYTYAVGEVDASVTDLLTRTKESLYKGIEWAVAGARVGDIGFAVQSHVEQFGYGVVRELVGHGLGKSLHEGPEVPNYGKRGQGMKLQEGLVIAIEPMVNLGSRHVVQEEDGWTIRTRDKKPSAHFEHTVVVRKGKAEILTTFEYIEKALN